A window of Phycodurus eques isolate BA_2022a chromosome 5, UOR_Pequ_1.1, whole genome shotgun sequence contains these coding sequences:
- the znf592 gene encoding zinc finger protein 592 isoform X1, producing MGDMKTPDFDDLLAAFDIPDATGLDAKEPIQEGNDEVHLKHPGASANDNLLSNQAVSAADVPVVSVIVKNTHHQKPLEGFGNGFHSGPALQNGFNTQGSGDTANSVFSKSFVCALNGDFSNEFLGKAPIQNKPDPMPPFSQSHTHSGPISSPEPEDSLIRRDNAYPKQESSCFPDESNLVEPSAADNPQKSDLCIFDELQKDNESSWSRSEEPPDNCVCNKMISIYSGLPHLSNNKTFNETSCNLGSPIDGSDSFPQIKPYASKVPSCLEALVALNARKDPSEQTKSPRESPAMNIDCMKYSPKVPISPRSPMSPLEAVKRLMKPPDSPVSICSDSSGKAGGSPPVIPKVRIKTIKTTSGQVKRTVTSVLPDSETDDVHSAYESSPSQSLLSEDGAYSPKVLHSKSEENPRTSTVFQNLPDGRSAAPQEHMPKRISSTKGHTGSSSFLPKAAHLASLNLVPHSVAASVTGRSASHQSSKHTLSSTVVSTVPLVHQIKTWPQTSVPNAAAGTLNRLLNNSNPVPTYVPDLNPPPESDIRLPARGYRCLECGDSFGVERSLMYHYSRRSVHIEVGCTHCAKTMVFFNKCALLAHAREHKNNGSVMQCTQLHMKPIAEAHMFVPLHTEALNSDSRARPSRSLKSQPVMPLYPDNVTHYRLRCLECNKQLSDHRALAAHYQSLSEDKKGLFCKICSMLLPNKCSLRAHQRIHTLKPPYCCPECGAVSRCADIQKHVRENCLHYARKAWYKCLHCEVVFKTLLGQKTHIEEKHCVVLHKCSACPVAFKTSDSYEAHMKNKHSASKIPPQFNFKCSCGNIFQKKWLLFQHFHQDANKRLTCVFKCPECNSVFSQKQLLMQHFKSVHGGEARPEPEVESKQMNDSVLHPDASPIHAPVKRREAPRKEAEKDGGPRVKSSGWTCGECLQCFPERDLYISHLKSKHVKSLKRYPCRQCDQSFNSTTSLRRHIRSDHDGKKKIYTCWYCTERKTFTSSVMMKNHISLMHGIKNPDLSQMPKTSIQECKNVLGKDSGPPIAGKEEGQDMANSLEAPSPKRPKTQFRCSKCGFITDDNAQFQEHIPQHKSAENTPQCLHCGLCFTSPLSLSRHLVIVHKVKDPEEAEAARDRWPDDADNERSDAELSQRDEDSHSNPTQTSGQ from the exons CTTAGATGCCAAAGAGCCCATCCAGGAGGGGAATGATGAGGTGCATCTGAAACACCCGGGAGCATCCGCCAATGACAATTTACTGAGTAATCAAGCAGTCTCTGCAGCAGATGTTCCTGTTGTGAGTGTGATTGTGAAGAACACGCATCACCAGAAGCCGTTGGAAGGATTTGGAAATGGTTTCCACTCAGGACCAGCTTTGCAAAATGGATTTAATACACAGGGATCTGGCGACACAGCTAACAGTGTCTTCAGTAAATCATTTGTCTGTGCTCTGAATGGGGACTTCTCAAACGAATTTCTTGGGAAAGCACCAATTCAAAACAAACCTGATCCAATGCCACCGTTTTCCCAGTCACACACTCACTCCGGTCCCATTTCCAGTCCTGAGCCTGAAGACAGTTTAATAAGGAGAGACAATGCGTATCCCAAACAAGAGAGCTCTTGTTTCCCAGACGAATCCAATTTGGTGGAACCCTCGGCAGCAGACAATCCACAAAAGTCAGATCTTTGTATTTTCGATGAGCTCCAGAAGGACAATGAGTCGTCCTGGAGTAGAAGTGAGGAGCCACCTGACAACTGTGTCTGTAATAAAATGATAAGCATATACAGTGGACTCCCTCACCTAAGCAATAACAAGACCTTCAATGAGACTTCCTGCAATTTGGGATCCCCGATTGATGGCTCTGACTCGTTTCCACAAATAAAGCCGTATGCATCTAAAGTGCCCTCGTGCCTTGAGGCTCTGGTGGCTCTCAATGCTAGAAAGGATCCCAGCGAGCAGACTAAGAGTCCCAGAGAGTCTCCAGCAATGAACATTGACTGCATGAAATACAGCCCCAAAGTGCCCATATCCCCTCGTAGTCCCATGAGCCCACTCGAGGCGGTGAAGCGCCTGATGAAGCCACCCGACAGCCCCGTGAGCATCTGCAGCGACAGCAGCGGCAAGGCCGGGGGGTCACCCCCAGTCATACCCAAGGTCCGAATAAAGACCATCAAAACCACCAGTGGGCAGGTGAAGCGCACAGTTACCAGTGTGCTGCCTGATTCTGAAACGGACGACGTCCACTCAGCCTATGAATCCTCACCATCGCAGAGTTTGTTGAGTGAGGATGGAGCATATTCACCCAAAGTCTTACACAGCAAATCAGAGGAAAACCCCAGGACTTCAACAGTGTTCCAGAATTTACCTGATGGAAGATCAGCTGCACCCCAGGAACATATGCCAAAGAGAATCTCTTCTACTAAAGGACATACAGGAAGCTCTAGCTTCCTTCCCAAAGCAGCGCACCTTGCCAGTCTGAACCTCGTCCCTCACAGCGTCGCTGCCTCGGTGACGGGTCGCTCCGCCTCGCATCAGTCCAGTAAACACACGCTCTCTTCAACTGTGGTCAGCACCGTCCCATTGGTGCACCAGATCAAAACTTGGCCACAAACATCCGTCCCTAACGCAGCAGCGGGCACCTTAAACCGGCTGCTGAACAACAGCAACCCCGTGCCGACATACGTGCCCGACCTGAACCCCCCGCCTGAGAGCGATATCCGCCTCCCTGCAAGAGGCTACCGCTGCCTCGAGTGCGGGGACTCTTTCGGGGTAGAGCGTAGCCTCATGTACCATTACAGCCGGAGGAGTGTCCACATTGAGGTGGGATGCACACACTGTGCCAAGACCATGGTGTTCTTCAACAAGTGCGCACTGCTGGCACACGCCAGGGAGCACAAGAACAACGGCTCGGTGATGCAGTGCACGCAGCTCCACATGAAACCCATTGCGGAGGCGCACATGTTCGTACCTCTCCATACAGAAGCACTCAACTCAGACTCTCGTGCCAGACCGTCACGTTCACTTAAAAGCCAGCCCGTCATGCCTCTCTATCCAGACAACGTCACCCACTACAGACTGCGGTGCTTGGAGTGCAACAAGCAGTTGTCGGACCACCGAGCACTCGCTGCCCATTATCAATCTTTGTCAGAAGATAAGAAAGGATTG TTTTGCAAGATTTGCTCCATGTTGCTACCTAACAAGTGCAGCTTGAGAGCCCACCAGCGCATCCACACCCTCAAGCCCCCTTATTGCTGCCCCGAGTGCGGTGCTGTGAGTCGCTGTGCGGACATTCAGAAGCACGTCAGGGAAAACTGTCTCCACTATGCGCGCAAAGCCTGGTACAA GTGTCTTCACTGTGAAGTGGTCTTCAAGACCCTTCTCGGACAAAAGACGcacattgaggaaaaacactGTGTGGTTCTCCACAAGTGCTCTGCCTGCCCCGTTGCCTTCAAAACCTCAGACAGCTATGAAGCtcatatgaaaaataaacacagtgCTAGCAAAATCCCTCCCCA GTTCAACTTCAAGTGCTCATGTGGTaatattttccagaaaaagtggttactctttcaacattttcatcAAGACGCCAACAAGCGTCTCACTTGCGTGTTTAAGTGTCCAGAATGCAACTCGGTCTTCTCTCAAAAGCAGCTGCTGATGCAACATTTCAAG AGTGTGCATGGAGGGGAGGCGAGACCAGAGCCAGAGGTTGAGAGTAAACAAATGAACGATAGTGTTTTGCATCCGGATGCCAGTCCCATCCACGCCCCAGTGAAACGCAGAGAGGCTCCACGGAAGGAGGCAGAAAAGGATGGCGGTCCTCGTGTGAAGTCGTCTGGCTGGACATGTGGGGAATGTCTTCAGTGTTTCCCTGAACGAGACCTTTATATTTCCCACTTGAAGTCCAAGCATGTTAAG TCATTGAAGCGCTACCCCTGTCGGCAGTGCGACCAGTCGTTCAATTCCACGACAAGCTTAAGAAGACACATTCGCAGTGACCACGAtgggaaaaagaaaatttaCACTTGTTG GTATTGCACAGAAAGAAAGACATTTACCAGCAGTGTGATGATGAAGAACCACATAAGTCTTATGCATGGAATCAAAAATCCTGACCTTAGCCAAATGCCTAAAACCTCTATCCAGgaatgcaaaaatgttttgggcaAG GATTCTGGACCGCCAATAGCTGGCAAGGAGGAGGGGCAGGACATGGCGAATTCTCTGGAGGCTCCTTCACCCAAGCGTCCGAAAACACAGTTCCGCTGCTCCAAGTGCGGATTCATCACTGATGACAACGCCCAGTTCCAGGAGCACATACCTCAGCATAAAAGCGCCGAAAACACACCCCAGTGCCTTCACTGCGGCCTGTGCTTCACTTCACCGCTGTCCCTAAGCAGACACCTGGTTATTGTTCACAAGGTGAAAGATCCCGAGGAAGCGGAGGCGGCGAGGGACCGTTGGCCTGATGATGCCGACAATGAGCGAAGTGATGCCGAGCTCTCGCAGAGAGATGAGGACTCTCATTCAAATCCCACTCAGACATCAGGACAATGA
- the znf592 gene encoding zinc finger protein 592 isoform X2, whose product MGDMKTPDFDDLLAAFDIPDATGLDAKEPIQEGNDEVHLKHPGASANDNLLSNQAVSAADVPVVSVIVKNTHHQKPLEGFGNGFHSGPALQNGFNTQGSGDTANSVFSKSFVCALNGDFSNEFLGKAPIQNKPDPMPPFSQSHTHSGPISSPEPEDSLIRRDNAYPKQESSCFPDESNLVEPSAADNPQKSDLCIFDELQKDNESSWSRSEEPPDNCVCNKMISIYSGLPHLSNNKTFNETSCNLGSPIDGSDSFPQIKPYASKVPSCLEALVALNARKDPSEQTKSPRESPAMNIDCMKYSPKVPISPRSPMSPLEAVKRLMKPPDSPVSICSDSSGKAGGSPPVIPKVRIKTIKTTSGQVKRTVTSVLPDSETDDVHSAYESSPSQSLLSEDGAYSPKVLHSKSEENPRTSTVFQNLPDGRSAAPQEHMPKRISSTKGHTGSSSFLPKAAHLASLNLVPHSVAASVTGRSASHQSSKHTLSSTVVSTVPLVHQIKTWPQTSVPNAAAGTLNRLLNNSNPVPTYVPDLNPPPESDIRLPARGYRCLECGDSFGVERSLMYHYSRRSVHIEVGCTHCAKTMVFFNKCALLAHAREHKNNGSVMQCTQLHMKPIAEAHMFVPLHTEALNSDSRARPSRSLKSQPVMPLYPDNVTHYRLRCLECNKQLSDHRALAAHYQSLSEDKKGLFCKICSMLLPNKCSLRAHQRIHTLKPPYCCPECGAVSRCADIQKHVRENCLHYARKAWYKCLHCEVVFKTLLGQKTHIEEKHCVVLHKCSACPVAFKTSDSYEAHMKNKHSASKIPPQFNFKCSCGNIFQKKWLLFQHFHQDANKRLTCVFKCPECNSVFSQKQLLMQHFKSVHGGEARPEPEVESKQMNDSVLHPDASPIHAPVKRREAPRKEAEKDGGPRVKSSGWTCGECLQCFPERDLYISHLKSKHVKTGWQKSKDRR is encoded by the exons CTTAGATGCCAAAGAGCCCATCCAGGAGGGGAATGATGAGGTGCATCTGAAACACCCGGGAGCATCCGCCAATGACAATTTACTGAGTAATCAAGCAGTCTCTGCAGCAGATGTTCCTGTTGTGAGTGTGATTGTGAAGAACACGCATCACCAGAAGCCGTTGGAAGGATTTGGAAATGGTTTCCACTCAGGACCAGCTTTGCAAAATGGATTTAATACACAGGGATCTGGCGACACAGCTAACAGTGTCTTCAGTAAATCATTTGTCTGTGCTCTGAATGGGGACTTCTCAAACGAATTTCTTGGGAAAGCACCAATTCAAAACAAACCTGATCCAATGCCACCGTTTTCCCAGTCACACACTCACTCCGGTCCCATTTCCAGTCCTGAGCCTGAAGACAGTTTAATAAGGAGAGACAATGCGTATCCCAAACAAGAGAGCTCTTGTTTCCCAGACGAATCCAATTTGGTGGAACCCTCGGCAGCAGACAATCCACAAAAGTCAGATCTTTGTATTTTCGATGAGCTCCAGAAGGACAATGAGTCGTCCTGGAGTAGAAGTGAGGAGCCACCTGACAACTGTGTCTGTAATAAAATGATAAGCATATACAGTGGACTCCCTCACCTAAGCAATAACAAGACCTTCAATGAGACTTCCTGCAATTTGGGATCCCCGATTGATGGCTCTGACTCGTTTCCACAAATAAAGCCGTATGCATCTAAAGTGCCCTCGTGCCTTGAGGCTCTGGTGGCTCTCAATGCTAGAAAGGATCCCAGCGAGCAGACTAAGAGTCCCAGAGAGTCTCCAGCAATGAACATTGACTGCATGAAATACAGCCCCAAAGTGCCCATATCCCCTCGTAGTCCCATGAGCCCACTCGAGGCGGTGAAGCGCCTGATGAAGCCACCCGACAGCCCCGTGAGCATCTGCAGCGACAGCAGCGGCAAGGCCGGGGGGTCACCCCCAGTCATACCCAAGGTCCGAATAAAGACCATCAAAACCACCAGTGGGCAGGTGAAGCGCACAGTTACCAGTGTGCTGCCTGATTCTGAAACGGACGACGTCCACTCAGCCTATGAATCCTCACCATCGCAGAGTTTGTTGAGTGAGGATGGAGCATATTCACCCAAAGTCTTACACAGCAAATCAGAGGAAAACCCCAGGACTTCAACAGTGTTCCAGAATTTACCTGATGGAAGATCAGCTGCACCCCAGGAACATATGCCAAAGAGAATCTCTTCTACTAAAGGACATACAGGAAGCTCTAGCTTCCTTCCCAAAGCAGCGCACCTTGCCAGTCTGAACCTCGTCCCTCACAGCGTCGCTGCCTCGGTGACGGGTCGCTCCGCCTCGCATCAGTCCAGTAAACACACGCTCTCTTCAACTGTGGTCAGCACCGTCCCATTGGTGCACCAGATCAAAACTTGGCCACAAACATCCGTCCCTAACGCAGCAGCGGGCACCTTAAACCGGCTGCTGAACAACAGCAACCCCGTGCCGACATACGTGCCCGACCTGAACCCCCCGCCTGAGAGCGATATCCGCCTCCCTGCAAGAGGCTACCGCTGCCTCGAGTGCGGGGACTCTTTCGGGGTAGAGCGTAGCCTCATGTACCATTACAGCCGGAGGAGTGTCCACATTGAGGTGGGATGCACACACTGTGCCAAGACCATGGTGTTCTTCAACAAGTGCGCACTGCTGGCACACGCCAGGGAGCACAAGAACAACGGCTCGGTGATGCAGTGCACGCAGCTCCACATGAAACCCATTGCGGAGGCGCACATGTTCGTACCTCTCCATACAGAAGCACTCAACTCAGACTCTCGTGCCAGACCGTCACGTTCACTTAAAAGCCAGCCCGTCATGCCTCTCTATCCAGACAACGTCACCCACTACAGACTGCGGTGCTTGGAGTGCAACAAGCAGTTGTCGGACCACCGAGCACTCGCTGCCCATTATCAATCTTTGTCAGAAGATAAGAAAGGATTG TTTTGCAAGATTTGCTCCATGTTGCTACCTAACAAGTGCAGCTTGAGAGCCCACCAGCGCATCCACACCCTCAAGCCCCCTTATTGCTGCCCCGAGTGCGGTGCTGTGAGTCGCTGTGCGGACATTCAGAAGCACGTCAGGGAAAACTGTCTCCACTATGCGCGCAAAGCCTGGTACAA GTGTCTTCACTGTGAAGTGGTCTTCAAGACCCTTCTCGGACAAAAGACGcacattgaggaaaaacactGTGTGGTTCTCCACAAGTGCTCTGCCTGCCCCGTTGCCTTCAAAACCTCAGACAGCTATGAAGCtcatatgaaaaataaacacagtgCTAGCAAAATCCCTCCCCA GTTCAACTTCAAGTGCTCATGTGGTaatattttccagaaaaagtggttactctttcaacattttcatcAAGACGCCAACAAGCGTCTCACTTGCGTGTTTAAGTGTCCAGAATGCAACTCGGTCTTCTCTCAAAAGCAGCTGCTGATGCAACATTTCAAG AGTGTGCATGGAGGGGAGGCGAGACCAGAGCCAGAGGTTGAGAGTAAACAAATGAACGATAGTGTTTTGCATCCGGATGCCAGTCCCATCCACGCCCCAGTGAAACGCAGAGAGGCTCCACGGAAGGAGGCAGAAAAGGATGGCGGTCCTCGTGTGAAGTCGTCTGGCTGGACATGTGGGGAATGTCTTCAGTGTTTCCCTGAACGAGACCTTTATATTTCCCACTTGAAGTCCAAGCATGTTAAG ACTGGATGGCAGAAGAGCAAAGACAGACGCTGA